In Zingiber officinale cultivar Zhangliang chromosome 8B, Zo_v1.1, whole genome shotgun sequence, a single genomic region encodes these proteins:
- the LOC122016208 gene encoding putative respiratory burst oxidase homolog protein H encodes MATGAVDEPISIPPPVAELESIVVSEGGAPIAPAAEARPAKHRSLAKIKSGVQQLATLVGVDKRKISRLGSSARMGLKGLRFFDNASGGKDGWKTVEKRFDELAVHGRLPKDQFGRCIGMGESKEFAGELFVALTRRKSLDAEMGITKDDLKEFWKEMDQNFDSRLQIFFDMCDKNGDGKLTQNEVEQVIALSASANKLAKFKAHAATYAALIMEQLDPDGLGYIEISQLETLLRGMVSSQKTEKKLKRTHSIARSMIPKQYRYPITRFVGRTMDFFHDNWKRIWVLCFWLTLNAVLAAWKFHQYRRKTAFEVMGYCVCIAKAAAETVKLNMALILFTVCRNTLTWFRSTCLNSVFPFDDNINFHKIIALAVTIGALVHTLAHVTCDFPRLITCPSSKFMRTLGPNFHYKQPTYPSLLASVPGVTGILILVIMAFSFTLATHSFRRNVVKLPSPLHHLAGFNSFWYAHHLLAVAYVLLIVHSYFIFLTKEWYKKTTWMYLVVPIIFFVSERSIRKVRETGFSVSIVKAAIYPGNVLSIHMKKPPGFSYKSGMYLFIKCPDVSPFEWHPFSITSAPGDEHLSVHIRTLGDWTTELRNLFGKVCQVQINLKKANLVRLETTVIADIESDDTSFPKLYIDGPYGAPAQNYDKYDILLLIGLGIGATPFISILKDLLNNMEINQNDDANDFKVTGPQSAYFYWVTREQGSFEWFKGVMNEVAESDHNNIIDMHNYLTSVYEEGDARSALIATVQALQYSKSGVDVVSGSRIRTHFARPNWRKVFSDLANAHKASRIGVFYCGSSALTKQLRDLSLEFSHNTTTRFYFHKENF; translated from the exons ATGGCAACGGGGGCAGTCGACGAGCCCATCAGCATTCCGCCCCCGGTTGCCGAGCTCGAGAGCATCGTCGTCTCCGAAGGCGGCGCCCCCATCGCTCCTGCTGCCGAAGCCCGCCCAGCTAAACACAGGAGCCTCGCAAAGATCAAGTCCGGGGTGCAGCAACTCGCGACGCTGGTCGGGGTGGACAAGCGGAAGATTTCGAGGCTCGGCTCCAGCGCGCGAATGGGCCTTAAGGGGCTTCGCTTCTTCGACAACGCCTCCGGTGGCAAGGAcgggtggaagaccgtcgagaagCGCTTCGACGAACTAGCCGTGCACGGGAGGCTTCCCAAGGACCAATTCGGCCGCTGCATCG GAATGGGCGAGTCAAAGGAGTTTGCTGGGGAGCTGTTTGTTGCTTTAACGAGGAGGAAGAGTTTGGATGCAGAAATGGGTAtaactaaagatgatttgaaggAATTCTGGAAAGAAATGGACCAAAACTTTGATTCTCGACTACAGATATTCTTTGACAT GTGCGACAAGAATGGTGATGGAAAACTCACACAAAACGAAGTGGAGCAG GTTATCGCGCTGAGTGCCTCGGCAAACAAATTGGCAAAGTTCAAAGCACATGCTGCAACTTATGCAGCTCTCATAATGGAGCAGCTTGACCCAGATGGCCTTGGCTATATCGAG ATTTCGCAACTTGAAACACTACTTCGAGGGATGGTCAGCTCGCAAAAAACTGAGAAAAAACTGAAGCGCACTCACAGCATTGCAAGATCAATGATACCAAAGCAATACAGATATCCAATCACAAGATTTGTAGGCAGGACTATGGACTTTTTTCATGATAACTGGAAGAGAATTTGGGTTCTTTGCTTCTGGTTGACCTTAAATGCAGTTCTAGCAGCATGGAAATTTCATCAATATAGAAGGAAAACAGCTTTTGAAGTTATGGGCTACTGTGTTTGCATAGCCAAGGCTGCAGCTGAGACTGTGAAACTGAATATGGCTTTGATTCTCTTCACTGTCTGTCGAAACACCCTCACATGGTTCAGATCAACTTGTCTTAATTCAGTGTTTCCTTTTGATGACAACATCAATTTCCACAAG ATCATTGCACTGGCAGTCACAATTGGAGCTCTGGTGCATACTCTTGCTCATGTTACGTGCGACTTCCCAAGGTTAATCACATGCCCAAGTTCAAAATTCATGCGAACCCTCGGGCCTAATTTCCACTATAAGCAGCCTACTTATCCATCTCTTTTGGCGAGTGTTCCTGGGGTCACTGGCATCCTCATTCTTGTCATCATGGCATTTTCTTTTACTCTTGCAACACATTCTTTTAGGAGAAATGTGGTGAAATTGCCATCACCTCTCCACCATTTGGCTGGTTTCAATTCATTTTGGTATGCTCATCATCTTCTGGCCGTGGCTTATGTTCTTCTGATAGTGCACTCTTACTTCATATTCCTAACCAAGGAGTGGTACAAGAAGACG ACATGGATGTATCTTGTGGTTCCCATCATCTTTTTTGTCTCTGAGAGATCAATTCGGAAAGTTCGTGAGACAGGCTTTAGTGTCAGCATTGTGAAG GCAGCAATATATCCAGGTAATGTCCTCTCCATTCATATGAAAAAGCCTCCAGGTTTCAGTTACAAAAGTGGAATGTACCTATTCATCAAATGTCCAGATGTTTCACCTTTTGAGTG GCACCCATTCTCAATCACTTCAGCTCCTGGAGATGAGCACCTGAGTGTTCATATCCGAACTTTGGGTGACTGGACAACtgagcttagaaatttatttggAAAG GTCTGCCAGGTTCAGATCAATTTGAAGAAAGCTAATCTTGTTAGGCTTGAGACCACCGTCATTGCTGATATTGAATCTGATGATACAAG TTTCCCAAAGTTATACATTGATGGGCCATATGGTGCCCCAGCTCAAAATTACGACAAGTATGACATTCTTTTGCTCATCGGTTTGGGAATTGGCGCAACTCCCTTTATCAGCATACTGAAGGATCTCCTGAACAAT ATGGAAATAAACCAGAATGATGACGCTAATGACTTCAAAGTAACCGGTCCTCAAAGTGCTTACTTCTACTGGGTGACCAGGGAACAAGGTTCATTCGAATGGTTCAAAGGTGTCATGAATGAAGTTGCAGAAAGCGACCATAAC AATATTATAGATATGCACAACTACTTGACAAGTGTGTATGAAGAGGGAGATGCAAGATCAGCCCTTATCGCCACGGTTCAAGCACTTCAATACTCCAAGAGCGGTGTTGATGTTGTCTCGGGAAGTCGG ATACGAACTCACTTCGCAAGGCCAAACTGGAGAAAAGTGTTTTCTGACTTGGCAAATGCCCACAAAGCTTCTCGAATAG GTGTTTTCTATTGTGGTTCCTCTGCCCTCACAAAGCAACTCAGAGATCTTTCGCTAGAGTTCAGCCATAATACAACCACTCGTTTCTATTTCCACAAGGAGAACTTCTAG
- the LOC122015529 gene encoding calcium-dependent protein kinase 16-like — protein sequence MGNCCLSPEAVAREDVKTFPRPHHDHGTRPLANKNHLRQNGGGHSKRMAAVLSGDARAVGGIEEKYVLDRELGRGEFGVTYLCLDHFTGELLACKSISKRKLRTAVDVEDVRREVAIMRHLPRSSSIVSLREACEDDGAVHLVMELCEGGELFDRIVARGHYSERAAAVVMKTIVEVVQLCHCHGVIHRDLKPENFLFANKKENSPLKAIDFGLSIFFQPGERFSEIVGSPYYMAPEVLKRNYGPEIDIWSAGVILYILLCGVPPFWAETEQGVAQAILRGVIDFKREPWPSISDSAKNLVRLMLEPDPKLRLTAKQVLEHHWLQNAKKASNVPLGDVVKSRLKQFSRMNRFKRRALRVIADHLSTEEVEDIKEMFKMMDADNDGIVSHDELKTGLAKFGSHLVESEVQMLIEAVDMNGKGTLDYGEFLAVSLHLQRMANDEHLRRAFSYFDKDANGFIEPEELRQALAEDGAPDSMDAAKDILQEVDTDKDGRISYDEFVAMMKTGTDWRKASRHYSRGRFNSLSVKLMKDGSLNLGSEKPLN from the exons ATGGGAAACTGCTGCCTTTCGCCGGAGGCCGTCGCCCGGGAGGACGTCAAGACCTTCCCCCGTCCCCATCATGACCACGGCACCCGCCCACTAGCCAACAAGAACCACCTCCGCCAGAACGGCGGCGGGCACTCCAAGCGAATGGCGGCGGTTCTTAGTGGAGACGCCAGGGCGGTGGGCGGGATCGAGGAGAAGTACGTGCTGGATCGCGAGCTCGGCCGCGGGGAGTTTGGGGTCACCTACCTCTGCCTGGACCACTTCACCGGGGAACTGCTCGCCTGCAAGTCGATCTCGAAGAGGAAGCTGCGGACGGCGGTTGACGTGGAGGACGTGCGGCGGGAGGTCGCGATAATGCGGCACCTGCCGAGGAGCTCCAGCATCGTGAGCCTGCGGGAGGCGTGCGAGGACGACGGAGCCGTGCATTTGGTCATGGAGCTGTGCGAGGGCGGGGAGCTCTTTGACCGCATTGTGGCGAGGGGCCACTACTCAGAGCGCGCGGCAGCTGTGGTGATGAAGACCATTGTTGAGGTCGTGCAGCTCTGCCATTGCCATGGGGTGATCCATCGAGACCTCAAGCCGGAGAATTTCTTGTTTGCAAACAAGAAGGAGAACTCGCCCTTGAAGGCAATTGACTTTGGGTTGTCAATATTCTTCCAGCCTG GTGAAAGATTTTCTGAGATAGTTGGAAGCCCTTATTACATGGCTCCAGAAGTTTTAAAACGGAATTATGGACCAGAAATTGATATATGGAGTGCTGGAGTTATACTCTATATCTTACTGTGTGGAGTTCCCCCATTTTGGGCTG AAACTGAACAGGGAGTTGCACAAGCAATTCTTAGGGGCGTAATAGATTTCAAACGGGAACCATGGCCTAGTATTTCTGACAGTGCTAAAAATTTAGTTCGGCTGATGTTGGAACCTGATCCCAAGCTTCGGTTAACTGCAAAGCAAGTGCTTG AGCATCATTGGCTTCAGAATGCAAAGAAAGCCTCAAATGTACCTCTTGGTGATGTTGTCAAGTCAAGACTTAAACAATTTTCACGGATGAACAGATTCAAAAGGAGAGCTTTAAGG GTTATTGCTGATCACTTATCTACTGAAGAAGTGGAAGACATTAAAGAGATGTTCAAGATGATGGATGCTGACAATGATGGCATTGTATCCCATGATGAACTCAAAACTGGGCTCGCTAAATTTGGTTCACATCTGGTGGAGTCTGAAGTGCAGATGCTTATTGAAGCA GTTGATATGAATGGAAAAGGCACCCTAGACTATGGTGAATTTTTAGCTGTATCTCTTCACTTGCAAAGAATGGCAAATGATGAACATCTCAGAAGGGCCTTCTCATATTTTGACAAAGATGCGAATGGCTTTATAGAACCTGAGGAACTGCGCCAAGCCCTTGCTGAAGATGGAGCTCCTGATAGTATGGATGCCGCCAAGGATATCTTACAAGAAGTGGACACTGACAAG gaTGGTCGAATCAGCTATGATGAATTTGTAGCAATGATGAAGACTGGAACAGATTGGAGGAAGGCTTCACGACACTACTCGAGAGGAAGATTCAACAGCTTGAGCGTCAAATTAATGAAGGATGGGTCCTTGAACTTAGGCAGTGAGAAACCATTAAATTGA
- the LOC122016332 gene encoding protein trichome birefringence-like 28, translated as MSWKSLFRPPPESSLAAANLAGSYLRKGGKLPVLVVVVSVFIFAAVMYGEDMRSLAEYSWWRYKAVYAADYIPGDVSVPETCDLSDGDWVFDESYPPYREDSCEFLSKQVSCLQNGRPESKYQKWRWQPKNCSLPRFDARRMLEWLRGKRMLFVGDSINRNQWESMVCLMQMVVPRGRRSRIVDGSRMIFPIKEYRASIEFYWAPFLVESNSDAPEFHSIPVRIINPDTVEKHAVHWKGADVLVFNSYIWWMNDPQMKVLRPGAKNWTEHDEIGREEAYERVLRTVFDWVDQSLNPNTSSVFFMSMSPLHGSGMDWGNPDGIKCAKETEPIWNMTGVQVGTEMNLWALARKVTGSTVHVPVTFIDITAMSERRKDAHTSVYTMQQGKLLTPEQKANPAKFADCLHWCVPGLPDTWNQLLFAEILSRRPRQPH; from the exons ATGAGCTGGAAGTCCCTTTTCCGCCCGCCGCCGGAGTCATCGCTTGCTGCGGCCAATCTCGCAGGATCCTACCTCCGGAAAGGCGGCAAGCTCCCCGTCCTCGTCGTGGTCGTCTCCGTCTTCATTTTTGCTGCCGTCATGTACGGCGAGGACATGCGGAGCTTGGCCGAGTACTCTTGGTGGCGCTACAAGGCCGTCTACGCTGCGGACTACATCCCCGGCGACGTCTCCGTGCCGGAGACTTGCGACCTCTCCGACGGAGATTGGGTGTTTGATGAGAGTTATCCGCCGTACCGGGAGGACAGCTGCGAGTTCCTGTCGAAGCAGGTATCCTGCTTGCAGAATGGGCGGCCAGAGTCCAAGTACCAGAAGTGGCGGTGGCAGCCCAAGAACTGCTCCTTGCCTAG ATTCGACGCGAGGCGGATGCTGGAGTGGCTACGGGGGAAGCGGATGCTGTTCGTCGGCGACTCGATTAACCGAAACCAGTGGGAATCGATGGTGTGCCTGATGCAGATGGTGGTGCCGCGGGGGAGGAGAAGCCGCATCGTCGACGGATCTCGCATGATCTTCCCAATCAAG GAGTACCGCGCTTCGATCGAGTTTTACTGGGCGCCGTTCCTGGTGGAGTCGAACTCCGACGCACCGGAGTTCCACAGTATCCCGGTGAGGATCATCAACCCCGACACGGTGGAGAAGCACGCGGTGCACTGGAAGGGAGCCGATGTGCTCGTCTTCAACTCTTACATCTGGTGGATGAACGATCCCCAGATGAAAGTGCT GCGTCCAGGAGCCAAGAACTGGACGGAACACGACGAAATTGGAAGAGAGGAAGCTTACGAGAGAGTGTTGCGGACCGTATTCGATTGGGTGGATCAAAGCCTCAACCCCAACACCTCCTCAGTATTCTTCATGAGCATGTCCCCTCTCCATGGCAG TGGCATGGACTGGGGCAACCCCGATGGGATCAAGTGTGCAAAGGAGACGGAGCCGATATGGAACATGACCGGAGTGCAGGTCGGGACGGAGATGAACCTTTGGGCATTGGCGAGGAAGGTGACGGGCTCGACGGTGCACGTGCCGGTCACCTTCATCGACATCACGGCCATGTCGGAGCGCCGCAAGGACGCCCACACGTCTGTCTACACAATGCAGCAGGGGAAGTTATTGACGCCGGAGCAAAAGGCGAACCCAGCCAAGTTTGCCGATTGCCTCCATTGGTGTGTGCCAGGGCTGCCTGACACTTGGAACCAGCTTCTCTTTGCCGAGATCCTCTCCCGCCGGCCGCGCCAACCACACTAA
- the LOC122016333 gene encoding probable phytol kinase 2, chloroplastic — translation MAAPVLLESSFVHDLGAAAVTTAVFLLVLQFWEELAKRGVFEQKLGRKLVHISAGLVFMLCWPLFSSGTRAPFLAAFAPGINIFRMLLLGHGISKNEATVKSMSRYGDHRELLKGPLYYACTITFSTAIFWRTSPIAVAAICNLCAGDGVADIVGRRLGKAKLPHNPNKSFAGSIANFLAGFVASVGYMHYFHTFGFIEESWRMVMGFLVASLAAAFVESLPISTELDDNLTVTVASMLVGGLVF, via the exons ATGGCGGCTCCCGTATTACTCGAGAGCTCATTCGTCCATGATTTGGGAGCGGCAGCTGTGACAACCGCTGTTTTCCTCCTCGTCCTCCAGTTCTGGGAGGAGCTGGCTAAAAGAGGCGTCTTTGAACAG AAACTGGGCAGGAAGCTTGTCCATATAAGTGCAGGATTGGTTTTCATGCTTTGCTGGCCTCTTTTCAG CTCAGGAACTCGGGCACCATTTCTTGCAGCATTCGCTCCAGGAATTAACATTTTCAGGATGCTTCTTTTGGGTCATGGAATATCCAAAAATGAAGCTACAGTCAAGTCAATGAGCAGATATGGAGACCACAG GGAACTTCTGAAGGGTCCACTGTACTACGCCTGCACTATAACATTCTCTACCGCAATATTCTGGAGGACATCTCCCATTGCAGTAGCTGCAATCTGCAACTTGTGTGCTGGAGATG GTGTGGCCGATATCGTAGGAAGGCGACTCGGAAAGGCTAAACTTCCTCACAACCCTAACAAATCCTTTGCGGGTAGCATTGCGAATTTCTTGGCAGGCTTTGTAGCCTCAGtcgg ATACATGCACTACTTCCACACCTTTGGGTTTATCGAAGAGAGCTGGAGAATGGTCATGGGCTTCTTGGTTGCGTCTCTTGCTGCTGCATTTGTTGAATCTCTGCCAATTAGCACAGAGTTGGATGATAATTTAACAGTCACAGTGGCATCCATGTTAGTTGGTGGCCTTGTTTTCTGA